In the Ktedonobacterales bacterium genome, one interval contains:
- a CDS encoding M20/M25/M40 family metallo-hydrolase produces MTMQSPMSEQDRWYEAVKRYTIALVRIRSVSPSAEETRVAEAVLKLLKEGGLEDAYTAIGLDLLEDDPYHRQNAYAFVRGHSPRTVVLLGHLDTVGTADYGRLEPFALDPEALAGMQDELAEMTPGLQADLADLISGRDWMLGRGVADMKGGVAAHIAVMRRLAEQALQGQLPLSVVLLATPDEENESAGVLRGVQFLLDLRAKYGLEYLGAINTDYTAARYPGDPHRYAYTGTIGKLLPSFLVVGAESHVGEPFEGLDANLLAAELIADLSMNDALCDVVGEQRTPPPVSLHAADLKTHYDVQLPFMAYFYLNVLTLSTTPGELLERLRLCARAALERVLERIHQSERRWSKAAAERPRRSSAALTYAELSALAREKHGAQRVQAALADEWESSLSGPDGQIRDARERSLALVRRLWQMSGLVGPAVVIFYAPPYYPHLAKRACPLQNTVEAVAAAHARDRLQVEEFYPYLSDMSYLRLEPGVDLSGLTANMPLWQGADQPRRAGAYGLPLHDIQALDLPFVNLGPYGRAVHQRGERVLMSYSFGLLPQLISEIINYLGR; encoded by the coding sequence ATGACGATGCAGTCCCCTATGAGCGAGCAGGACCGCTGGTATGAGGCGGTAAAACGATACACCATTGCGCTGGTGCGTATCAGGAGCGTCAGCCCCAGCGCCGAAGAGACGCGCGTTGCCGAAGCGGTGTTGAAACTGCTGAAAGAGGGCGGGCTAGAAGACGCCTATACAGCGATTGGGCTTGATCTCCTTGAGGATGATCCCTATCACCGCCAGAACGCCTATGCTTTTGTGCGCGGCCACAGCCCACGTACAGTGGTCTTGCTGGGCCATCTAGATACCGTCGGCACAGCCGACTATGGCCGGTTGGAGCCGTTCGCGCTGGACCCGGAGGCTCTGGCCGGTATGCAAGATGAACTGGCTGAGATGACGCCTGGCCTGCAAGCTGATCTGGCTGACCTTATTTCGGGGCGAGATTGGATGCTGGGGCGCGGCGTCGCAGATATGAAGGGCGGCGTGGCGGCCCATATTGCCGTAATGCGGCGGCTGGCGGAGCAGGCGCTCCAGGGCCAGCTTCCGCTCTCGGTAGTGCTGCTTGCCACGCCTGATGAGGAGAACGAGTCGGCGGGTGTGCTGCGAGGGGTGCAGTTTTTGCTTGATCTGCGCGCGAAGTATGGCCTGGAATACCTGGGCGCTATCAATACCGACTATACCGCCGCGCGCTATCCGGGAGACCCCCATCGCTATGCTTATACTGGCACTATTGGCAAGCTGCTGCCCAGCTTTCTGGTGGTGGGAGCAGAGTCACATGTGGGCGAGCCGTTCGAGGGGCTGGACGCGAATCTGCTGGCTGCCGAATTGATTGCTGATCTGAGCATGAACGACGCGCTCTGCGATGTGGTTGGCGAGCAGCGCACGCCGCCTCCAGTGTCGCTGCATGCAGCCGATCTGAAGACTCATTACGATGTGCAGCTTCCCTTCATGGCCTATTTCTATCTCAATGTACTTACCCTTTCTACTACGCCCGGAGAATTGCTGGAGCGGCTGCGCCTGTGTGCCAGGGCTGCGCTTGAGCGTGTTTTAGAGCGCATACACCAGTCGGAACGGCGTTGGAGCAAGGCCGCAGCAGAGCGGCCTCGGCGCAGCAGCGCGGCGCTGACCTATGCCGAACTCTCTGCCCTGGCAAGGGAGAAACACGGCGCGCAGCGCGTGCAAGCGGCGCTGGCTGATGAGTGGGAAAGCTCATTGAGCGGGCCGGATGGTCAGATACGTGATGCGCGCGAGCGCAGCCTGGCGCTGGTGCGGCGCCTCTGGCAGATGAGTGGGCTGGTCGGCCCAGCAGTAGTGATCTTCTATGCGCCGCCCTATTATCCGCATCTGGCAAAGCGCGCCTGCCCGCTCCAGAATACGGTTGAGGCAGTGGCAGCGGCGCACGCCAGGGATCGCTTGCAGGTGGAGGAGTTTTATCCCTACCTCTCCGATATGAGTTATCTGCGGCTTGAGCCTGGTGTGGACCTTTCAGGGCTGACCGCTAACATGCCACTGTGGCAGGGGGCAGATCAGCCGCGTCGCGCAGGCGCGTATGGCCTGCCGCTGCATGACATTCAGGCTCTGGACTTACCGTTTGTGAATCTTGGCCCCTATGGTCGGGCGGTCCATCAGCGCGGCGAACGTGTGCTGATGTCCTACTCGTTTGGACTGCTTCCTCAGCTTATCTCTGAGATCATCAACTATCTAGGGCGGTGA